The Bradyrhizobium barranii subsp. barranii genome segment CAGCGCTCATCCACGGATCTCGGCCGCGGCTTCATTCGTACGCTGCACCGGAGTGGCCGCGAGGCCGCCGAGCGTTGGCTCGGACAAGGCGCGACAGGCGCCGAGGCCGAACGCGTGCTGCCCGCCGCTGAGCCTGCGCTAGCCTGATTTCGCCAGCGCATCCTCCAGGAACCACGCCGCCGCAAGCGCGCCCAGATCGTTGCCGAAGCGCGCGATCACCTGCACGCCGATCGGCAGGCCTCCGACCTTCAGCACCGGCACGTTGACGCAAGGATTGCCCATCAGCGTCCAGAGCCGGTTGTAGCGGGGCGAGCCGGTCGAGGCGAGCTCCTTGGCCGGCGCGGTGCCCGCCGCCGAATAGGTCAGCAGCACGTCAAAACCCTCGAACAGCTCGCCGAGCTCGCGGCGGCCACGGCGGGCGATCCGACGCGCGTCGTCATATTGCTTCGGCGTCAAGCCGACGGTGTCATCGAGGCTGGCACGCAGCATCGGCGCGATCTCGTCGTGATGCTCCGAAAACTCCCAGGCCAGCGCGCGATGCGCCTCGAAATCCTGGATGATCGGGTGGATGCGCCAGGCTTCCTGCACCGACTCCGGCAGATCGATGGTCTTGACACTGGCACCGGCCTTCTCGGCCGCCTTGATCGCAGCCTGCAAGCCCTCTTCCGCCGCCGGCTCCACGGCCTCGGCAAACTCCTGCCTCACCACGCCGATGCGCGGCGCCTTGGCCGCGGCGATGCCATCGAATTCAGTGCGGCCGGTGA includes the following:
- a CDS encoding amidase; translated protein: MISLADLQRRIEAGELSPDDAIAQSHAAIEAREKDVHAFVRHDKSAKAQASGPLRGIAVGIKDIIDTANMPTEMGSEIYRGWQPRSDAPVVMMLKRAGATIIGKTTTTAFASRDPTPTLNPHNLGHTPGGSSSGSAAAVGAGMIPLALGTQTGGSVIRPAAYCGAAAIKPSFRMLPTIGVKCYSWALDTVGLFGSRAEDLARGLLAITGRTEFDGIAAAKAPRIGVVRQEFAEAVEPAAEEGLQAAIKAAEKAGASVKTIDLPESVQEAWRIHPIIQDFEAHRALAWEFSEHHDEIAPMLRASLDDTVGLTPKQYDDARRIARRGRRELGELFEGFDVLLTYSAAGTAPAKELASTGSPRYNRLWTLMGNPCVNVPVLKVGGLPIGVQVIARFGNDLGALAAAWFLEDALAKSG